In the genome of Raphanus sativus cultivar WK10039 chromosome 9, ASM80110v3, whole genome shotgun sequence, the window tttgaaccGCTTATTTTGGATGAATTGCAATTATTCTGTAGTATACATTTTTCTTATGCAAACTGCTATTAAACTGTATCATACCGCCCAATCCGCTTATTTTGCACTGCTCAATTTACTGTGAGAGCTTGATAATTCTATAAGGGAGAGAGAAGaaaatttctttttctgaaaaatgCGTCGTATCCTAGAAAAAAAAGCGCGAGACCTGTTTCACGAACGACGAGGAAGAAAGGTTCTTCCGTAGAATGAGAGGCGTGGATCGGAATAGATGAGATGTTGATAATGAGGGTAAAAGGTGTCGGCTATTAGAAGGCAAAACTCAGCTCAAATGATCATTTacccaaaacaaacaaataataattcaGACAATAAAAAACTTTTACTGTTCTTTCGTAGACTCGACAGTGTCGGTGTAACTCACTTTGTATGTATGGGGGAAATCGGCTAATTCATACAACAGAAGGTtgcggtcccgatcagtacataTACTCGGACcctgtgctaaaacatacatcaacacatcaaatattcaaaattcatACACCAACTAACAACATTCGGCTTTTACATACATTGACCAATTTCCTATTAGTCAAAAATAACGGTCCGTTATATATCAATCGGAAATATTACGTggcttttaattttttaaataattaataactaataaaaataaatttctatgaTAAAGGCAGAGGGGGGAGATTTGAACCCGGGTCTAGACTATAATTCATCGCACCATTAACCACTACAACACACAGTTTATTTATTACATTCTATATTTGTTTCTATTTATATCAATGCAGATATCATGAATAtttctatcttcttctcttgtcTCTCAttatacaaacaaaacaaaataatctaaAAGCAATTCCTTCAAATAACAGTTTATAAGTTTTTGtcaccaaaaaataaaaaaaattagaatgatttttttcaatttttccaattttaaagcatttttgaattaaaaaatcaaattaaaaattggaaaaatgaaaataaattattattaaattattatattttttttaaaatacagttaaaaattattttaatatttattatttatttaaagaattatTTATGATTATATATGCCTATAAATAAAGGAGTAGAATGGTCTTttgtctttttaatataataatttttgttcattttttttcttaaagactTTTTGACAAAACCTTAGAAATGTTATTTGAAAGAATTGCTTTTTGATTATTTAGGTTTGTTTGGATAATGAGAGACAATAGAAGTAGATGGAAATATTCATGAAATGTTCATTAGAACAAATAAGAAACAATAgggaatataaaaaataaactgcATTTGGCACGGTTGTTAAAGTTCCAATGAAATATTGTCTAGTCCCTCGTTCGAATCTCCCCAGCCCCCCACCTCTTTTatggaaattatttttttattagttattaattattttaaataaataattcttttaaaaataatcctttatttatatgcatatataatcctttattttaatttttaattatattttttaaaaatatttttttataatcattttacaatttcttttcatattttccaatttttaaattgttttttaattcgTAAATGCTTTCAAAAttggaaaatttgaaaaaattattataattttttttttggtgacaaaaacttaaaaaaatgttatatgaAGGAATTGCTTttagattattttgttttgtttgtataaTGAGAGACAAGAGAAAAAGATAGAAATATTCTTGATATCTGCATTGATATAAATAGAAAGAAATATAGAATGTAATCAATAAACTGTGTGTCGCAGTGGTTAATGGTGCGATGAATTATAGTCTAGGCCCGGGTTCGAATCTCCCCCTCCTCTTTTGTagcaatttatttttattagttattaattatttaaaaaattaaaagccACGTAATATTTCCGATTGACATATAACGGACCGTTATTTTTGACTAACAGAAAATTGGTCAATGTATGTAAAAGCCGAATGTTGTTAGTTGgtgtatgaaatttgaatatttgatgTATGAATTCCGATTTCCCGTATGTATggtaataatttataatctcAAATGGCGGGAGGCTCGCTCACTGTTTCAGTTTCGCAATAACTATGGGCTTTTTTAATATTAAGAGGGTTTAGACAGTAAGTATGTGCTAGTGAAAGGCCGAATACGTTAAAGGCCCAGCCCAAACCTAACGGACTGTGaaggcgagagagagagaagagcgATACGTGTTTCCTTCTTCCTTCCTCCTGCTCCTCCTTCCTTCTctgaatagagagagagagagagagagagagagagagagagaaagaaatcaGACAacgaaggaaggaaggaaggggGAAAATTGATAGAAAAGATAAGAAGGAAAGGATCGTAAAAATcggagagagagatagagatagaTCAGATCAGATCTGTCGGTTGCGTGGGTTGGAATGATGTACGTGAGAGCGTTGCCGACGACGGACGTGAATCGGAACACGGAGTGGTTCACGTATCCAGGGGTGTGGACGACTTACATCCTCATCCTATTCTTCTCATGGCTCCTCGTTCTCTCCATCTTCAATTGTTCCCCTGGCATGGCCTGGACCATCGTCCACCTCGCCCATTTCGCCGTAAGCCCCCAAAAAAAGAGATCTCattcaattcaattcaattcaatGGATTGTctgaatcttcttcttcttcttgttcttgttaaTAGGTTACGTATCATTTGTTTCACTGGAAGAAGGGAACACCGTTTGGGGATGACCAGGGGGTCTACAATAGGCTGACTTGGTGGGAACAGATTGACAACGGCAAGCAACTCACTCGCAATCGCAAGTTCCTCACTCTTGTTCCCGTTGTCTTGTAAGCCCCCCCTCTCTCCCCTATAACCACCTTGTGTAGGTTTCATTTGTTCCGCCTTGTCTTCAATTTGCTTCGGATAGTTGCTtgtgtattattattattatctgaCCCTCTTATGTGCCTGAAGCATATTATGTGCCTTTGCAATATTATTTCCAAATTATTCAAAGAGGAAATGTCTCCTTCCTTTCCTTTTCTCACTTTCCTTTATTTATGATTGTCTTTCATTTGGGAAAGATATTGGAGTCACTTGTGTTGAGAGCTATTAGAACATTGCTATAGTTATTTtatt includes:
- the LOC108823759 gene encoding uncharacterized protein C119.09c; this translates as MMYVRALPTTDVNRNTEWFTYPGVWTTYILILFFSWLLVLSIFNCSPGMAWTIVHLAHFAVTYHLFHWKKGTPFGDDQGVYNRLTWWEQIDNGKQLTRNRKFLTLVPVVLYLIASHTTDYQNPMLFLNTLAVFIMVVAKFPHMHKVRIFGINAEQ